One window from the genome of Oryza glaberrima chromosome 3, OglaRS2, whole genome shotgun sequence encodes:
- the LOC127766593 gene encoding uncharacterized protein LOC127766593 isoform X1, producing the protein MMINSALTAASFQSPPTFIKLQVQLRPQKRRLQHQQHLLIVGNNGAITIGKQEFVLKPVQATLGPNSTGGGGGSPLPDVIQQFYSSLNEKDSKRLENLIAPDCIIDDNAYYKLLDIKSTQTYFRRLMDAMGKNFKFAIDEVSQGVEPTFAVMWHLEWNGKTIPFTKGCSFYICSRKEAALVIRKIHIFQESPVKPCKFSLEILNIATNLFDTFPNIAEGLLNNPEQAIQPFVRLYKSFVKPFIVPFLAYYTHFWTYLAKVLTMMLHLLYRIIKWYV; encoded by the exons ATGATGATCAATTCTGCCTTAACGGCTGCTTCCTTCCAATCTCCTCCCACTTTCATCAAACTACAAGTACAGCTAAGGCCTCAGAAGCGCCGCCTGCAACACCAACAACACCTTCTGATTGTTGGCAACAACGGGGCAATAACAATAGGAAAGCAGGAGTTCGTGCTAAAGCCTGTACAAGCAACACTAGGGCCAAATTCAACTGGTGGCGGCGGGGGTTCGCCCCTACCCGATGTGATCCAGCAGTTCTACTCCTCCCTCAACGAGAAGGACAGCAAACGGCTTGAAAACCTGATTGCTCCTGACTGCATCATCGACGACAACGCATACTATAAGCTGCTGGACATCAAG AGTACCCAAACCTACTTCAGGAGACTGATGGATGCAATGGGAAAGAATTTCAAATTTGCCATCGATGAGGTTTCTCAAGGAGTGGAACCCACTTTCGCAGTAATGTGGCATCTTG AATGGAATGGTAAAACCATCCCCTTCACCAAGGGCTGCAGCTTCTACATATGTTCAAGAAAAGAAGCAGCACTTGTTATTAG GAAAATTCATATCTTCCAAGAGTCACCAGTGAAACCATGCAAGTTTTCACTG GAAATACTAAATATCGCTACCAACTTGTTTGACACATTCCCGAATATAGCTGAAG GTTTATTAAATAATCCAGAACAAGCAATACAGCCCTTTGTGAGGCTTTACAAGTCATTCGTGAAGCCTTTCATCGTCCCTTTTCTTGCATACTATACCCACTTTTGGACATACTTGGCTAAAGTATTGACTATGATGCTCCATTTGTTGTATAGAATAATCAAATGGTATGTTTAA
- the LOC127766593 gene encoding uncharacterized protein LOC127766593 isoform X2 — MMINSALTAASFQSPPTFIKLQVQLRPQKRRLQHQQHLLIVGNNGAITIGKQEFVLKPVQATLGPNSTGGGGGSPLPDVIQQFYSSLNEKDSKRLENLIAPDCIIDDNAYYKLLDIKSTQTYFRRLMDAMGKNFKFAIDEVSQGVEPTFAVMWHLEWNGKTIPFTKGCSFYICSRKEAALVIRKIHIFQESPVKPCKFSLEILNIATNLFDTFPNIAEGLLNNPEQAIQPFVRLYKSFVKPFIVPFLAYYTHFWTYLAKVLTMMLHLLYRIIKW; from the exons ATGATGATCAATTCTGCCTTAACGGCTGCTTCCTTCCAATCTCCTCCCACTTTCATCAAACTACAAGTACAGCTAAGGCCTCAGAAGCGCCGCCTGCAACACCAACAACACCTTCTGATTGTTGGCAACAACGGGGCAATAACAATAGGAAAGCAGGAGTTCGTGCTAAAGCCTGTACAAGCAACACTAGGGCCAAATTCAACTGGTGGCGGCGGGGGTTCGCCCCTACCCGATGTGATCCAGCAGTTCTACTCCTCCCTCAACGAGAAGGACAGCAAACGGCTTGAAAACCTGATTGCTCCTGACTGCATCATCGACGACAACGCATACTATAAGCTGCTGGACATCAAG AGTACCCAAACCTACTTCAGGAGACTGATGGATGCAATGGGAAAGAATTTCAAATTTGCCATCGATGAGGTTTCTCAAGGAGTGGAACCCACTTTCGCAGTAATGTGGCATCTTG AATGGAATGGTAAAACCATCCCCTTCACCAAGGGCTGCAGCTTCTACATATGTTCAAGAAAAGAAGCAGCACTTGTTATTAG GAAAATTCATATCTTCCAAGAGTCACCAGTGAAACCATGCAAGTTTTCACTG GAAATACTAAATATCGCTACCAACTTGTTTGACACATTCCCGAATATAGCTGAAG GTTTATTAAATAATCCAGAACAAGCAATACAGCCCTTTGTGAGGCTTTACAAGTCATTCGTGAAGCCTTTCATCGTCCCTTTTCTTGCATACTATACCCACTTTTGGACATACTTGGCTAAAGTATTGACTATGATGCTCCATTTGTTGTATAGAATAATCAAATG GTAG